ACACCCTGAATGGGGCGATTCCGTCGTTAGAGCACCTGCCGATTGGCTGCCGGCTTGGTCCGCGCTGCCCGTATTCACAAAAGCAGTGTATGCAAACGCCGCCGCTGCTTTCGGTTAAGAACCACTTATATGCCTGCCACTTCCCGCTCAACATGGAGGAACCGTAATGGTTGAGATGCTGCTTGAAGCCCGCAACCTGACCAAGACGTTCCGCTATCGGACCGGGCTATTCCGTCGCCAGCATGTCGAGGCGGTGAAATCCGTCAGCTTTACGCTGCGTGAACGGCAAACGCTCGCCATCATCGGCGAGAACGGATCGGGGAAATCAACGCTGGCTAAAATGCTGTCAGGCATGATCGCGCCGACGTCCGGCGAACTGGTTATCGACGATCATCCCCTGCATTACGGCGATTACCGCTATCGCAGCCAGCGCATCCGTATGATTTTTCAGGATGCGAGCAATGCCCTCAATCCGCGCCAGCGCATCGGGCAACTGCTGGATGTCCCGCTGCGGCTGAATACCGATCTCAGCGCCGAAGCACGTGAAAGAGCGATTAATCAGGCGCTGCATCAGGTCGGGCTACGTCCCGATCACGCCTATTACTATCCGCAT
The nucleotide sequence above comes from Pectobacterium brasiliense. Encoded proteins:
- the sapF gene encoding putrescine export ABC transporter ATP-binding protein SapF, with protein sequence MVEMLLEARNLTKTFRYRTGLFRRQHVEAVKSVSFTLRERQTLAIIGENGSGKSTLAKMLSGMIAPTSGELVIDDHPLHYGDYRYRSQRIRMIFQDASNALNPRQRIGQLLDVPLRLNTDLSAEARERAINQALHQVGLRPDHAYYYPHALAPGQKQRVGLARALILQPKVIVADEALASLDMSMRSQIINLMLELQEKHGISYIYVTQHLGMMKHISDQILVMQAGEVVERGSTADVLSAPLHDLTKRLIASHFGEALSADAWRRDGAQR